In Thermodesulfovibrionales bacterium, the genomic stretch TATCCTTACCAATAATCATGTGATTAAGGACGCCGATGAGATCAAGGTGAAATTATCGGACAAGAGAGAGTTCAAGGGAAAGGTGATTGGCACTGACCCGAAAACAGACCTCGCCGTGATCAAGATAGATTCGAACCATCTTCCGGTGATCAAACTGGGTGACTCAGAAAAATTGAAGGTCGGCGAAACGGTCATCGCGATCGGGAACCCCTTTGGGTTGAACCAGACTGTCACATCCGGTATCGTGAGCGCAACGGGCAGGGCGAATGTCGGCATTGCAGACTATGAAGATTTTATTCAGACCGACGCGGCGATCAACCCCGGCAACTCGGGTGGGGCGTTGGTGAATGTGAAAGGCGAACTCGTGGGGATCAACACCGCCATCTTCAGCATGTCCGGAGGATATCAGGGAATCGGGTTTGCGGTCCCGAGCAGCATGGCGAAGGTTGTCATGGACAACCTCATTAAGAAAGGAAAGGTTGTGAGGGGCTGGCTTGGAGTTTCGATACAACCTGTCACTCCGGACCTTGCGAAGCAGTTTGGGATCAAAGACGACAAGGGCGTCCTCGTGGGAGACGTTGTTGAAAATAGCCCGGCTGAAAAGGCAGGTATCAAGAGGGGGGATGTCATCATAGAGTATGAGGGGAAGGATGTCAGCGATCCTTCAGGCTTGAGAAATAGTGTGGCAGGAACACCTCCGGGCAAACAGATCGCAATGAAGATCATCCGAGAAGGGAAGATGCAGAAGGTCAACGTCACGATTACGGAACTTCCCGCTGAAATGCAGCAACTTCAGGGGGAGGTCGAGAACCTTCTCAAGGGAGTCACCGTCCAAGGACTCACTCCTGAGTTGAGAAAGAGCCTTAATGTTCCCAAGAGAATAAACGGCGTTGTCGTAACCGACATTGAAGAGGGCAGCCGTGCCACGGGCTTTCTGATGCCGAAGGATGTTATCATGGAGGTCAACAGGAAGAAGACAGCGAGTACAAAGGAATACGAGTCTGTTGTGTCAAAGATTCCATCTGGCCATGATATCCTGCTCCTTGTCTTCAGAAACGGATCGACAACCTATATACCTCTCTCGGCGCAGTAGCGGAAGAGACCTATAAAGTATCGGGGCGGGAAGACATCCTCAATACCGGCTGGGACGGTCTCGTAGAGATTCTCGATAGAGGCGGCTATGTGAGATATGACTTTAAAACAGCCACAAAGTTCCTCGATCTGAGCGCTGCACTCCTAGACGACTATGACGGGGATCTGAACGTCGTGCATTCGGCTGCATCAGACTCCAGAGACCTTGAGGAGAGACTCAAGGCCCTCGCAAAGGGCATCGGAGACGTAACGGTCAACATATTCCTGAGAGAGATGAGAAGCATATGGGAGAAGGCCGAACCCTTTCCCTCTGAACTTGTGGTCACGGCGGCAAGATGTATGGGTATTCTTGCTTCGCATGGCAAGGACAGAGGGAAAATCCTGACATCTTTGAAGAAGGCATGGACTGACGAAGGAAGGACGATAAAGGTTTTTCCGGATTTCGAGGCGGCCCTTGTTAGGCTCGGCAAGGATTACTGCAGAAAGAGTCTTTGCGGCAGATGCCCGATGAAAT encodes the following:
- a CDS encoding DegQ family serine endoprotease codes for the protein MMEKKRTFVYGATLVLIGLIIGLGISSTLKVHSVAFTEEPTISKEAVDILSKTGQAMAEVAAAVKPAVVNISSTKTVRVPGSQSPFFDDPFFRRFFGDEFGHFGRPRDYKQSGIGSGVIVDKDGYILTNNHVIKDADEIKVKLSDKREFKGKVIGTDPKTDLAVIKIDSNHLPVIKLGDSEKLKVGETVIAIGNPFGLNQTVTSGIVSATGRANVGIADYEDFIQTDAAINPGNSGGALVNVKGELVGINTAIFSMSGGYQGIGFAVPSSMAKVVMDNLIKKGKVVRGWLGVSIQPVTPDLAKQFGIKDDKGVLVGDVVENSPAEKAGIKRGDVIIEYEGKDVSDPSGLRNSVAGTPPGKQIAMKIIREGKMQKVNVTITELPAEMQQLQGEVENLLKGVTVQGLTPELRKSLNVPKRINGVVVTDIEEGSRATGFLMPKDVIMEVNRKKTASTKEYESVVSKIPSGHDILLLVFRNGSTTYIPLSAQ